In a genomic window of Fusobacterium perfoetens:
- a CDS encoding alanine/glycine:cation symporter family protein, which yields MEILAQIRGIVDQVNNLLWGKNILVVLLIGAAILATFGTRFMQFRLLGPILSVFTNEEKKENGISSLETFFLGTACRVGAGNIAGVVAAITVGGPGSLFWMWLVALFGASTSFIESTLAVIYREKDRDGKYIGGTPWIIRKKLKMGWLGSIYAVASILCYVGVTQVMSNSVTESVSSAYNIKQSWIAIVLTIIVGLIIFGKGKRDRIIDALNKIVPVMAGLYLGVVLYIILTNISSIPAMIGSIFSQAFGTKEIAGGAMGVIIMQGVRRGLFSNEAGSGNSNYAAAVVDIDQPAKQGMVQALGVFVDTLLVCSATAFVVLLAGAKKVAGVEGMMLNGKELSGMALFQEAIKTHIGFVGLPFTVIVIFFFSLSTILAVAYYGKNAINYISEKTSLNIAYQIAIIYMVYIGGIKQNIFVWSLADFGLGIMTVINIICLSPLAKEALVELRKYEIFLKEKSRELKEQRKKIREQVKE from the coding sequence ATGGAAATTTTAGCACAGATTAGAGGAATAGTAGATCAAGTAAATAATCTGCTATGGGGAAAAAATATTTTAGTAGTATTACTTATAGGAGCAGCGATTCTTGCAACATTTGGAACAAGATTTATGCAATTTAGATTATTAGGACCAATACTTTCAGTATTTACTAATGAAGAAAAAAAAGAAAATGGTATCAGTTCTCTTGAAACATTTTTCTTAGGGACTGCTTGTAGAGTTGGAGCTGGAAATATAGCTGGAGTTGTAGCAGCTATAACTGTTGGAGGGCCGGGATCACTTTTCTGGATGTGGCTTGTAGCACTTTTTGGAGCATCAACATCTTTTATAGAATCTACACTTGCTGTTATCTATAGAGAAAAAGATAGAGACGGAAAATATATAGGTGGAACACCTTGGATAATTAGAAAAAAATTAAAAATGGGTTGGCTTGGAAGTATCTATGCAGTGGCATCAATTCTTTGTTATGTTGGAGTTACTCAAGTTATGTCAAACTCAGTTACTGAATCAGTTTCAAGTGCATATAATATAAAACAAAGTTGGATAGCAATAGTTTTAACAATTATTGTTGGATTAATAATTTTTGGAAAAGGAAAAAGAGATAGAATAATAGATGCTCTTAATAAAATAGTTCCTGTAATGGCTGGATTGTATTTAGGAGTTGTATTATATATAATTCTTACAAATATATCTTCAATTCCTGCTATGATAGGAAGTATCTTCTCACAAGCTTTTGGAACAAAAGAGATTGCTGGTGGAGCAATGGGAGTTATAATTATGCAAGGAGTTAGAAGAGGATTATTCTCTAATGAAGCAGGAAGTGGAAACTCTAACTATGCAGCAGCAGTTGTTGATATTGACCAACCTGCAAAACAAGGAATGGTTCAAGCTCTTGGAGTTTTCGTTGATACACTTTTAGTTTGTAGTGCAACAGCTTTTGTAGTTCTTTTAGCAGGTGCTAAAAAAGTTGCTGGTGTAGAGGGAATGATGTTAAATGGGAAAGAGTTAAGCGGAATGGCATTGTTCCAAGAAGCTATTAAAACTCACATTGGATTTGTAGGACTACCATTTACAGTGATTGTAATATTCTTCTTCTCATTAAGTACAATACTTGCAGTAGCTTATTATGGAAAAAATGCTATAAACTACATAAGTGAAAAAACTTCATTAAATATAGCTTATCAAATAGCAATTATCTATATGGTATATATCGGTGGAATAAAACAAAATATCTTCGTTTGGTCATTAGCAGACTTCGGTCTTGGAATAATGACAGTTATAAATATAATTTGCCTTTCTCCATTAGCTAAAGAGGCTCTTGTAGAACTTAGAAAATATGAAATTTTCTTAAAAGAGAAAAGTAGAGAATTAAAAGAACAAAGGAAAAAAATAAGAGAACAAGTAAAAGAATAA
- the carB gene encoding carbamoyl-phosphate synthase large subunit — MLDKSIKKVLVIGSGPIIIGQAAEFDYSGTQACETLKSEGIEVVLINSNPATIMTDKAVADRIYIEPITAEFVEKVIAKERPDSLLAGMGGQTALNLAVELTEKGILEKYGVRVIGTSVESIKKGEDREIFRETMEKIGEPCIESEIVESLDHGLQVAREIGYPVVVRPAYTMGGTGGGIAYTPKELEEILLKGLKVSRVGQVLIEKSILGWKEIEYEVMRDRNGNCITICNMENVDPVGIHTGDSIVVAPTQTLSHKEAVMLKKSALKILDEVGVVGGCNVQFALHPKSMKYAIIEINPRVSRSSALASKATGYPIARVSTKLALGYTLDEIINEVTGESYACTEPTIDYIVAKIPKWPFDKFRNANKVLGTKMMATGEVMSIGDNFEAAFLKGLKSLEIGRFNLEHPAVKKLTMAELKKAVVRPDDERIFVVAEMLRRGYIKEKLQKITGIDKFFMEKIEWLVRQEEILKKTKFKDLDPEYLRKLKKKGFSDKGIAELMGVTEDDIRGKRLEHHIVPAYKRVDTCAAEFKAQTSYLYSTYDEHDEVEVENKRKIIVIGSGPIRIGQGIEFDYCTVHSIKTLKKMGIESIIINNNPETVSTDYNTADRLYFEPLILEDVLNIIEKEKPEGVVLQFGGQTAIKLANALSDRGIKILGTSAEKIDEAEDREKFEAMMEELDIKRPKGRAVWDIQHGIEIANEIKYPVLVRPSYVLGGQGMEICHDEYNLVKYLESSFDRDPENPVLIDKYLNGIELEVDAICDGEDVLIPGIMEHLERAGVHSGDSITIYPQQNLYEGTEEKVLEITKKISRALETKGMMNIQFIAYENELYVIEVNPRSSRTVPYISKISGLPVIEIATRIILGETLKEIGYGTGIYKKPNLVAVKVPVFSTEKLSEVEVSLGPEMRSTGEVLGVGHTVEEAIYKGLLGGKRVNKVSGKKILLTIRDKDKEEFLPIVKELIELNCEIFATAGTNKFLAEHGIKSEVVRRIGEEEPNILTILMNKKVDLLINTPTKANDAQRDGFRMRRTATEYGVEVLTSIDTLKAVIKMEKEHLEEDKLEVFDISRI; from the coding sequence TTGTGAAACTTTAAAAAGCGAAGGAATAGAAGTTGTACTTATCAACTCAAACCCAGCTACAATAATGACTGATAAAGCTGTTGCAGATAGAATATACATAGAACCAATCACAGCAGAATTTGTTGAAAAAGTAATAGCAAAAGAAAGACCAGACTCCTTACTTGCTGGAATGGGAGGACAAACTGCTTTAAACCTTGCTGTTGAATTAACAGAAAAAGGAATATTAGAAAAATATGGAGTTAGAGTAATCGGAACTTCTGTTGAATCTATCAAAAAAGGTGAAGATAGAGAAATATTCAGAGAAACAATGGAAAAAATCGGAGAACCTTGTATCGAAAGTGAAATCGTAGAAAGCTTAGACCACGGTTTACAAGTTGCAAGAGAAATCGGATACCCAGTTGTAGTAAGACCAGCTTATACAATGGGAGGAACTGGTGGAGGAATTGCTTATACTCCAAAAGAATTAGAAGAAATCTTATTAAAAGGATTAAAAGTTTCAAGAGTTGGACAAGTATTAATTGAAAAATCAATCCTTGGTTGGAAAGAGATAGAATATGAAGTAATGAGAGATAGAAACGGAAACTGTATTACAATCTGTAATATGGAAAACGTTGACCCAGTAGGTATTCACACTGGAGACTCAATAGTTGTTGCTCCTACACAAACTTTATCTCACAAAGAAGCTGTAATGCTTAAAAAATCAGCTCTTAAAATATTAGACGAAGTTGGAGTAGTCGGAGGTTGTAACGTACAATTTGCTCTTCACCCAAAATCAATGAAATATGCAATAATAGAAATTAACCCAAGAGTATCTCGTTCATCAGCTCTAGCATCAAAAGCTACTGGATACCCAATCGCAAGAGTTTCTACAAAACTTGCTTTAGGATACACTCTTGATGAAATTATAAATGAAGTTACTGGAGAATCTTACGCTTGTACAGAACCAACAATTGACTATATAGTTGCAAAAATTCCTAAATGGCCATTTGACAAATTTAGAAATGCAAATAAAGTATTAGGAACAAAAATGATGGCTACTGGAGAAGTTATGTCAATAGGAGATAACTTTGAAGCAGCATTCTTAAAAGGATTAAAATCTCTTGAAATCGGAAGATTTAACCTTGAACACCCAGCAGTTAAAAAACTTACAATGGCAGAACTTAAAAAAGCAGTTGTAAGACCTGACGACGAAAGAATCTTCGTTGTTGCTGAAATGTTAAGAAGAGGATATATAAAAGAAAAATTACAAAAAATTACTGGTATAGATAAATTCTTTATGGAAAAAATCGAATGGCTAGTAAGACAAGAAGAAATCTTAAAGAAAACTAAATTTAAAGATTTAGATCCAGAATACTTAAGAAAATTAAAGAAAAAAGGATTCTCTGATAAAGGTATAGCAGAACTTATGGGAGTTACTGAAGATGACATCAGAGGAAAAAGATTAGAACACCACATTGTACCAGCTTATAAGAGAGTTGATACTTGTGCTGCTGAATTTAAAGCACAAACTTCTTACTTATATTCAACATATGATGAACACGACGAAGTAGAAGTAGAAAACAAAAGAAAAATAATCGTAATAGGTTCAGGGCCAATAAGAATTGGACAAGGAATTGAGTTTGACTACTGTACAGTTCACTCAATCAAAACTTTAAAGAAAATGGGAATTGAAAGTATAATCATCAACAACAACCCAGAAACAGTTTCAACTGACTACAACACTGCTGACAGATTATATTTTGAACCATTAATTCTTGAAGATGTATTAAATATAATAGAAAAAGAAAAACCAGAAGGAGTAGTTCTACAATTTGGAGGACAAACAGCAATAAAACTTGCTAATGCACTTTCTGATAGAGGAATAAAAATCCTTGGAACATCAGCTGAAAAAATCGACGAAGCTGAAGACAGAGAAAAATTTGAAGCTATGATGGAAGAGTTAGATATAAAAAGACCAAAAGGAAGAGCAGTTTGGGATATCCAACATGGAATAGAAATAGCTAATGAAATTAAATATCCAGTTCTTGTAAGACCTTCTTACGTTCTTGGAGGACAAGGAATGGAAATCTGTCACGATGAATACAACCTTGTAAAATATCTTGAATCATCATTTGACAGAGACCCTGAAAACCCAGTATTAATCGACAAATACTTAAACGGAATCGAATTAGAAGTAGACGCAATCTGTGACGGAGAAGACGTATTAATCCCTGGAATAATGGAACACTTAGAAAGAGCAGGAGTTCACTCTGGAGACTCTATAACAATCTATCCTCAACAAAACTTATATGAAGGAACAGAAGAAAAAGTATTAGAAATCACTAAGAAAATTTCAAGAGCTTTAGAAACAAAAGGTATGATGAACATTCAATTTATCGCTTACGAAAATGAGCTATATGTAATTGAGGTTAACCCAAGATCATCAAGAACAGTTCCATATATTTCTAAAATATCTGGACTTCCTGTAATAGAAATTGCTACAAGAATCATCTTAGGTGAAACATTAAAAGAAATAGGATATGGAACAGGAATCTACAAAAAACCAAACTTAGTAGCTGTAAAAGTACCAGTATTCTCAACTGAAAAATTATCAGAAGTTGAAGTATCATTAGGACCTGAAATGAGATCAACAGGAGAAGTTTTAGGAGTTGGACATACAGTAGAAGAAGCAATCTACAAAGGATTACTTGGAGGAAAAAGAGTTAACAAAGTTTCTGGTAAGAAAATACTTCTTACTATAAGAGATAAAGATAAAGAAGAATTTTTACCAATAGTTAAAGAATTAATCGAACTTAACTGTGAAATCTTCGCAACAGCAGGAACAAATAAATTCTTAGCTGAACACGGAATTAAATCAGAAGTAGTAAGAAGAATAGGAGAAGAAGAACCAAATATCTTAACAATTCTTATGAACAAAAAAGTTGACTTATTAATCAACACTCCAACAAAAGCAAATGACGCTCAAAGAGATGGATTTAGAATGAGAAGAACTGCCACTGAATATGGTGTAGAAGTTCTAACATCAATAGATACATTAAAAGCTGTTATTAAAATGGAAAAAGAACATTTAGAAGAAGATAAATTAGAAGTATTCGATATTTCTAGAATCTAG